In the genome of Ignavibacteriales bacterium, one region contains:
- a CDS encoding SGNH/GDSL hydrolase family protein, which yields MKSPNQKLFTRWNTASWVVIILGCGYVYAGFFFPDPVLSKLHWGPQAVLLGIKIIIPIILLGAVYFFYAIRVGKTKPGAVVLLSIALLVFASILYPVGDYFYQKSLSKKLDEFHSLLQIIPPGVPIVEYSNYNIFCLGGSTTEFKDKAGRDWTKMVEDKLSDEVNSKKIKFYNLGRQWYTSQHILTNYIQNIRQHKPDMLIVMVNINDLLHNADFSRFSKGDFREDYGHFLGPLTNVINRTSLLQMIIQTVKQNWYYTEPEEVNSVSFSGLKSFENNINTLIDLCSMDRIKVLLMTEPNIYKEAMPSVEMEALHMLNTEAIGNGKKWSLQTAMTGLSAYNQVIKQTASKRGTMLIDLDKVVPKSLEYFYDDVHYKDQTYDLISDYISGELKKLKPWKK from the coding sequence ATGAAAAGCCCTAACCAAAAGTTATTTACAAGGTGGAACACCGCATCGTGGGTCGTGATTATTCTTGGATGCGGATATGTTTATGCTGGTTTCTTTTTTCCTGATCCGGTTTTATCAAAACTGCATTGGGGACCGCAGGCTGTTTTACTCGGGATAAAAATAATTATCCCGATCATTCTTCTTGGCGCAGTTTACTTTTTCTACGCAATAAGAGTAGGGAAGACAAAGCCCGGTGCTGTAGTACTTCTCTCAATTGCCCTGCTTGTTTTCGCTTCTATACTTTACCCGGTCGGAGATTACTTTTATCAGAAATCTCTTTCAAAAAAACTTGATGAATTCCATTCACTGCTTCAGATAATACCGCCCGGTGTTCCCATTGTGGAATATTCAAACTATAATATTTTTTGTCTTGGTGGTTCCACAACTGAGTTTAAAGATAAAGCGGGACGCGACTGGACCAAAATGGTTGAGGATAAATTAAGTGATGAGGTGAATTCAAAAAAAATAAAATTTTATAACCTGGGCAGGCAATGGTATACCTCACAGCATATCCTTACAAACTATATTCAGAATATAAGACAGCATAAACCTGATATGCTTATCGTTATGGTGAACATAAATGATCTTCTTCACAATGCAGATTTTTCAAGGTTCAGTAAAGGTGATTTCAGAGAAGACTACGGACATTTCCTCGGACCATTAACGAATGTTATAAACAGAACAAGCCTGCTTCAAATGATAATTCAAACTGTAAAACAAAACTGGTATTACACAGAACCCGAAGAAGTTAATTCAGTTTCATTTTCCGGGTTAAAATCATTTGAGAATAATATTAATACTCTTATTGACTTATGCAGTATGGATAGGATAAAAGTCCTTTTAATGACTGAGCCAAATATTTACAAAGAAGCTATGCCGAGTGTTGAAATGGAAGCTCTGCATATGCTTAATACAGAAGCTATAGGAAACGGGAAAAAATGGAGCCTGCAAACTGCAATGACAGGTCTTTCTGCTTATAACCAGGTAATAAAACAGACCGCATCAAAACGCGGGACGATGTTAATTGATCTTGACAAAGTTGTACCAAAATCACTTGAATATTTTTATGATGATGTTCATTATAAAGATCAGACGTATGATCTGATATCGGATTATATTTCCGGTGAGTTGAAAAAACTTAAACCCTGGAAAAAATAA
- a CDS encoding SUMF1/EgtB/PvdO family nonheme iron enzyme, translated as METKLNWNLSFVMKAMLIFFIAFCSSVKANDIRVTNVLLTGQVNGSHTFVNFDLNWQNSWRNSTNWDAAWIFVKYRVGSGNWLHASLSSTSLNHTAPTGSTISAVSDGKGIFIYRSADGTGENIFDDVMLRWNYAADGVADDAQVTVKVFAIEMVYIPQGSFQVGDGNSTNRFHIAGDPSTPFTISSENAITLNDTISINPNPNSLWATGEFRYDTGVIPAAYPKGFDAFYIMKYELTQGQYADFLNTVTSLQSDNRFDVTIADRNTITGAHPWVVAGRPSRACNYLSYMDGAAYAGWAGLRPMTEFEFEKACRGTVTPVAGEYAWGNTFLDYTGNVSGTEDGTETVIGDMNTNAGATVFSNGDGAYGPLRSGIFAATLNTRQGSGGSYYGVMELTGNIWETVISADSLGRNFQGSNGNGVLSEGGSATNSDWPGFVVTSVQFANGSGGRGGGFNSTESLQVSARTYASSGAGRTGGNGFRCVRTEE; from the coding sequence TTGGAAACTAAATTAAACTGGAATTTATCATTTGTAATGAAAGCGATGCTGATATTTTTTATCGCATTTTGTTCTTCAGTCAAGGCAAATGATATTAGAGTCACAAATGTCTTGCTGACCGGGCAAGTGAACGGTTCACATACATTTGTAAATTTTGATTTAAACTGGCAAAATAGCTGGCGGAATTCTACTAACTGGGATGCTGCATGGATTTTTGTCAAGTACAGAGTCGGCAGCGGTAACTGGCTTCATGCATCTCTATCTTCCACATCATTAAATCACACTGCTCCAACCGGTTCAACAATATCAGCAGTATCAGATGGTAAAGGAATTTTCATTTACCGGAGCGCCGATGGAACAGGTGAAAATATTTTTGATGATGTAATGTTAAGATGGAATTATGCAGCAGATGGAGTTGCTGATGATGCTCAGGTCACAGTAAAAGTATTTGCAATTGAAATGGTGTATATACCTCAGGGAAGTTTCCAGGTTGGAGACGGCAATTCGACTAACCGATTTCACATAGCCGGCGATCCTTCAACACCGTTCACGATAAGTTCCGAGAACGCTATCACCCTGAATGATACTATCAGCATTAATCCAAACCCGAATAGTCTCTGGGCAACCGGAGAATTCAGGTACGATACCGGGGTCATACCTGCAGCATATCCAAAAGGATTCGATGCATTTTATATTATGAAATATGAATTAACGCAAGGTCAATACGCTGACTTTTTAAATACCGTAACATCACTTCAGTCTGATAACCGGTTTGATGTAACAATCGCCGACAGGAATACCATAACCGGCGCTCACCCCTGGGTGGTTGCTGGAAGACCATCAAGAGCGTGCAATTACCTTTCCTATATGGATGGAGCCGCATATGCCGGATGGGCTGGTCTAAGACCGATGACTGAATTCGAATTTGAAAAAGCATGCAGAGGAACAGTTACACCAGTCGCAGGTGAATACGCATGGGGAAATACATTTCTTGATTATACCGGTAACGTAAGCGGCACTGAAGACGGTACCGAAACCGTAATTGGTGATATGAACACAAACGCAGGTGCTACTGTTTTCAGTAACGGCGATGGTGCTTATGGACCTTTAAGATCTGGTATCTTTGCGGCTACTTTAAATACAAGACAGGGTTCAGGCGGTTCATATTATGGTGTGATGGAATTGACAGGCAATATCTGGGAAACGGTTATCAGTGCGGATAGTCTTGGAAGAAATTTTCAAGGCTCAAACGGTAATGGCGTGCTTTCAGAAGGCGGCTCAGCTACAAACTCTGATTGGCCGGGTTTTGTTGTTACAAGCGTTCAGTTTGCAAATGGATCCGGAGGTCGCGGCGGAGGTTTCAATTCAACTGAATCACTTCAGGTATCGGCACGTACCTATGCAAGCAGCGGTGCGGGACGTACAGGGGGTAACGGGTTCAGATGCGTAAGAACCGAGGAATAA
- a CDS encoding T9SS type A sorting domain-containing protein, which produces MKIKFPLLFLLSVMLLQISVYAQTADGGIFGSGTTLTVRFRPSADITGGFTGGNFGIRWLSSLGAGVNLSGESSSFGYVNQGAKATSGSYDYIIYASGSLIASTTYTGGVEYTILTVTVSGGVGTGSFELCPGGFASDAGQWYIELGGADRANVNPALWYYQSTASNVTLPVELTSFTSKLLNDKIQLNWSTKTEVNNFGFDIERSGDGINFSKIGFVEGHGNSNSEKNYSFTDAPKSSSKYSYRLKQIDNDGQYEYSKIVEVEFTVKPTEYALYQNYPNPFNPSTMIKFQLPKDNFVSLKIFNAIGQEVANLVNEVKPAGTYDINFDAKDLSSGIYYYILRIGSGSQNEFTRTNKMILLK; this is translated from the coding sequence ATGAAGATTAAATTTCCATTATTGTTTTTGTTGTCTGTTATGCTTTTACAGATTTCTGTTTATGCTCAGACTGCAGATGGAGGAATTTTTGGATCTGGTACAACACTAACTGTAAGATTCAGACCAAGTGCAGATATCACTGGTGGCTTTACCGGTGGAAATTTCGGAATTCGCTGGCTTTCATCACTCGGTGCTGGAGTGAATTTGTCGGGAGAATCAAGTTCGTTTGGATACGTTAATCAAGGAGCCAAGGCAACTAGTGGTTCGTACGATTACATTATCTATGCTTCCGGAAGTTTAATTGCAAGTACTACTTATACTGGAGGTGTGGAATATACCATTCTAACAGTTACAGTTTCAGGTGGTGTTGGGACCGGAAGTTTTGAATTATGTCCAGGTGGTTTTGCTAGCGATGCAGGTCAATGGTACATTGAACTTGGCGGAGCAGATCGTGCTAATGTAAATCCAGCTCTTTGGTATTATCAAAGCACAGCATCGAATGTCACTCTCCCTGTTGAACTAACATCATTCACATCAAAACTTTTGAATGACAAAATTCAACTTAACTGGTCAACAAAGACCGAAGTAAATAATTTTGGTTTTGATATTGAACGGTCAGGTGATGGAATCAATTTTTCCAAAATCGGTTTTGTTGAAGGACACGGAAATTCAAACTCAGAAAAAAATTACTCATTCACCGATGCGCCTAAGTCTTCTTCAAAATATTCATACAGGCTGAAACAGATCGATAACGACGGACAGTATGAGTATTCAAAAATTGTTGAGGTTGAATTTACAGTTAAACCAACTGAGTACGCCTTATACCAGAATTATCCGAATCCTTTCAACCCTTCAACAATGATCAAGTTCCAGTTGCCAAAAGATAATTTTGTAAGTCTGAAAATCTTCAACGCGATTGGTCAGGAGGTGGCGAATCTTGTTAATGAAGTAAAACCTGCCGGAACTTATGATATTAATTTTGATGCAAAGGATCTTTCATCAGGAATTTATTACTACATTCTTAGAATCGGCTCAGGCAGCCAGAACGAGTTTACAAGAACAAATAAGATGATCCTTCTCAAGTAG